The Methanobrevibacter sp. region AGCAGGGACACCGTGGTTACGGTTGCGATATTGGGCTGATTGTACATTTGTCAGCAAGTACTTCTCTTGCACCTGACCCAAATGATAAGGTAACTGTAACTAGTGTTGAAAAAGCTATTCAGCTTGGAGCCGATGCAGTGTCAATCCATGTAAACCTCGGAAGTGAAACAGAAAGTCAAATGCTGCAGGAATTAGGTGAAGTTGCTGAAACATGTGACTACTGGGGTATGCCTCTTCTTGCAATGATGTATCCTAGAGGACAGAAAGTAGAAAATGAACATGATGTGGAATTTGTAAAACACGCTGCACGTGTAGGTTCTGAACTTGGAGTGGACATTGTAAAAACTAATTATACTGGGGATCCTGATTCATTTAGGGAAGTTGTTGAAGGAGCTATTGTGCCTGTTGTTATTGCTGGCGGCCCTAAAGTTGATACTGATGAGGAGTTATTGCAGATGGTTAAGGATTCTCTTGAAGTTGGAGGAGCAGGTGTTGCATTTGGACGTAATTTGTTCCAGGCTGAAAATCCAGGTAAAATTACAAGAGCCATATCTGAAGTTGTTCACCATGATCTGGATGTAGAAGAAGCTTTGGATTTCTTAAAATAGGTGGTTGAATGCAAGAGAAGTTCGCTTGGATAAGCACTCCTGATGAATTATGGGAAACCAAAAAAGAAATGATTACCACTGCGTTGGAATCAGGCATTAACTATGTTTTGGATTTGGATGACATTGAACAAATCAGAAAACTTGGAAATGTAAAAATTATTGCAAATACTGATGATGCAGATATCTTTTTGGTAGGCATTAATAGTGAAGGAGATGGCTTTGTTGAATTAAATGAGGATTTTAAAGATTCTATTGACATTGCCAATGCAAAAAAAGCAAAAAGCGAAGGAAAAACAGTTTGTGCATTTATAAAAATCACTGATAAAGCTCATGAACAATTGGCTGTTAAATTAGGTTCGATTGTAGATTATATTATACTTGTTGCAACTGACTGGACAATAATTCCTCTTGAAAATATTATTGCTGATTTGCAGAAATCAGACGTGGAAATTATTGCGGCAGTTCGTGATTTGGATAGTGCCCGTGTTGCTCTTGAAACATTGGAGCATGGAACTGACGGTATAATATTTGAAGCAAATGACTTTAACACAATCAAAAAAATAGCACAAAATGTTGTTGAAGCATCACAAGAAAAATATGAATTGCAAATAGCCACCATAACTAAAGTAAAATCTCTCGGTTCAGGTGATAGAGTATGTATCGATACTACTGACATGATGAAGCCTGGAGAAGGAATGTTAGTTGGTTCTTATTCAAAATTCATGTTTTTAATACATTCTGAATCACTTGAAAGTGAATATGTAGCTTCAAGGCCGTTTAGAGTAAATGCAGGACCGGTTCAGGCATATGTGATGGTTCCTGGAAACAAAACAAGATATCTGTCAGAATTGGTTGCCGGTGATGAAGTGCTAATCGTTAACAGCGAAGGTGAGACTAGAACTGCATATGTTGGAAGAAGTAAAATTGAGAGAAGACCTTTAATGCTAATTGAGGCTGAATATGAAGGCCAAACTATCAGGACACTTCTGCAAAATGCAGAAACTATCAGGATAGTTGATGAAAATAATAATCCTCTATCAGTAGCTGATGTAAAAGAGGGCGATAAAGTTAAAGTATATATTGAAACTAACGCGCGTCACTTTGGAATAGCTATTGATGAAACAATTATCGAACAGTGAGGTTGTAATATGTCGCAGGTACGGGCATTTTTAGCTATAGACTTGGAAGATGATTTAAAACCAAAAATTAACAAATTAATTAAAGAATTTAAAAAAATTGATACCAGAATTAATTATGTCGAATTAACAAACCTTCATTTAACCTTGAAATTCTTTGGGGAAATAGACACTAACGGTTTGGAATTATTGGAAAATAGAATAGCTAAGGTCATGTCTGAATTCAAACCTTTCAACATTAAAATTAAAGGTTGCGGAGCTTTTCCAAATAACAATCATATTAAAGTGATTTGGGTTGGAATTGATGAGGATTTCCTAATAAAAGAATTGCATGATAGGCTTGATAAGGAATTTGTTAAATTAGGTTTTGATAGTGACAAAAAATTTTCAACTCATTTAACCATTGGACGCATGAAATCAGCTAAAAATAAGAATCAAGTCAAATCAACCA contains the following coding sequences:
- a CDS encoding 2-amino-3,7-dideoxy-D-threo-hept-6-ulosonate synthase, whose product is MIGKKIRLERIINRNTGRTVIAPMDHGVSNGPIPGIINMDETVDEISKGGADAILMHKGIVQQGHRGYGCDIGLIVHLSASTSLAPDPNDKVTVTSVEKAIQLGADAVSIHVNLGSETESQMLQELGEVAETCDYWGMPLLAMMYPRGQKVENEHDVEFVKHAARVGSELGVDIVKTNYTGDPDSFREVVEGAIVPVVIAGGPKVDTDEELLQMVKDSLEVGGAGVAFGRNLFQAENPGKITRAISEVVHHDLDVEEALDFLK
- a CDS encoding 3-dehydroquinate synthase II; amino-acid sequence: MQEKFAWISTPDELWETKKEMITTALESGINYVLDLDDIEQIRKLGNVKIIANTDDADIFLVGINSEGDGFVELNEDFKDSIDIANAKKAKSEGKTVCAFIKITDKAHEQLAVKLGSIVDYIILVATDWTIIPLENIIADLQKSDVEIIAAVRDLDSARVALETLEHGTDGIIFEANDFNTIKKIAQNVVEASQEKYELQIATITKVKSLGSGDRVCIDTTDMMKPGEGMLVGSYSKFMFLIHSESLESEYVASRPFRVNAGPVQAYVMVPGNKTRYLSELVAGDEVLIVNSEGETRTAYVGRSKIERRPLMLIEAEYEGQTIRTLLQNAETIRIVDENNNPLSVADVKEGDKVKVYIETNARHFGIAIDETIIEQ
- the thpR gene encoding RNA 2',3'-cyclic phosphodiesterase, whose translation is MSQVRAFLAIDLEDDLKPKINKLIKEFKKIDTRINYVELTNLHLTLKFFGEIDTNGLELLENRIAKVMSEFKPFNIKIKGCGAFPNNNHIKVIWVGIDEDFLIKELHDRLDKEFVKLGFDSDKKFSTHLTIGRMKSAKNKNQVKSTIEEYSDFEIGEMTVNSISLKKSTLKPSGPIYEDLTVFEL